In Toxotes jaculatrix isolate fToxJac2 chromosome 12, fToxJac2.pri, whole genome shotgun sequence, the following are encoded in one genomic region:
- the pcolcea gene encoding procollagen C-endopeptidase enhancer a — protein MMHVGSIWGLSLFLSLCVGWTRAQQTNYTRPVFYCGGDLVADSGFVGSEGFPSFYKPNSRCTWHITVPEGNVVTLSFRIFDLEADSQCRYDYLDVYNGQSNLVQKLGRFCGTFRPGALISTTNTMTLEMVSDAETQGRGFVAYFSGTKPYVDDEQFCGGKITKAQGEIKTPNWPDKKYPPGTSCSWLITVEPDMVIQVKFDKFVLEADTYCRFDYVAFFNGGERDDSRLIGKYCGDQAPQPIITSGNVLLVQFVSDLSVTSDGFLAHYTSVAPGSQITADISGAGTRSIPPKRERPAATVRPPVPTTKYVPPPPTRRPRVVKPTGGRGQGGTGQDRGAPVTRPNGNGKRPVPQNPLCARACKRDGTIKTSFCASEFVITGKVTSLAPGPRGTLLVSVSLIKTYKAGRLTITQVGETMSVKLVSQCKKCPLLRRGVNYIIMGQVDEDGRGTLQPGAFTAPYKAPHHKLLTNINNQPC, from the exons ATGATGCATGTTGGCTCCATCTGGGGTCTCTCCctgttcctgtctctgtgtgtaggATGGACGAGGGCTCAGCAGACGAATTACACCAG GCCTGTGTTCTACTGTGGAGGGGACCTGGTGGCAGACTCAGGGTTTGTTGGCAGTGAGGGGTTCCCGAGCTTCTACAAACCCAACAGCAGATGTACCTGGCATATCACT GTCCCTGAGGGAAACGTGGTCACGCTCTCCTTCCGCATTTTTGACCTGGAAGCTGACTCTCAGTGTCGCTATGACTATCTGGATGTTTACAATGGCCAGTCCAACTTGGTGCAAAAACTGGGTCGCTTTTGTGGAACTTTCCGGCCTGGCGCTCTTATTTCTACCACAAACACCATGACGTTAGAGATGGTGTCTGATGCAGAGACCCAGGGAAGAGGGTTTGTGGCCTATTTCAGTGGAACCAAACCATATGTGGATG ACGAACAGTTCTGTGGGGGGAAGATAACAAAGGCCCAGGGAGAGATCAAGACGCCCAACTGGCCTGACAAGAAATACCCACCGGGAACCAGCTGCTCCTGGCTTATCACTGTGGAGCCCGATATG GTAATCCAGGTGAAGTTTGATAAGTTCGTCTTGGAGGCTGACACCTACTGTCGGTTTGACTATGTGGCATTCTTTAACggtggagagagggatgatTCACGCCTGATTGGAAAATACTGTGGCGATCAGGCCCCACA ACCCATTATTACCAGTGGAAATGTGCTACTGGTCCAGTTTGTGTCTGATCTCAGTGTGACATCTGATGGATTCCTTGCCCACTACACCAGCGTTGCTCCTGGTTCTCAGATCACAGCAGACATCTCAGGAGCTGGTACGAGGTCCATCCCCCCAAAACGTGAACGTCCAGCCGCTACTGTACGGCCACCTGTCCCCACCACCAAGTATGTGCCACCTCCTCCCACCAGGAGACCCAGAGTGGTCAAGCCTACAGGAGGCCGTGGACAGGGCGGCACAGGCCAGGACAGAGGGGCGCCAGTCACGAGAccaaatggaaatggaaagagGCCTG TCCCTCAAAATCCGCTGTGTGCCAGAGCCTGTAAGAGAGATGGAACCATCAAGACCAGTTTCTGTGCCAGTGAATTTG TGATAACTGGGAAGGTGACCTCTCTGGCCCCTGGCCCACGTGGCACTCTTCTTGTTAGCGTCTCCCTCATTAAAACCTACAAAGCAGGTCGACTAACCATCACCCAAGTGGGAGAAACTATGTCAGTTAAGTTGGTGTCACAGTGCAAGAAGTGCCCATTGCTCCGAAGAG gtgTCAACTACATTATCATGGGTCAAGTGGATGAAGATGGTCGTGGCACCCTGCAACCTGGTGCATTCACAGCTCCCTACAAAGCCCCACATCACAAATTATTAACAAATATCAACAACCAACCCTGTTAA